In one window of Leguminivora glycinivorella isolate SPB_JAAS2020 chromosome 10, LegGlyc_1.1, whole genome shotgun sequence DNA:
- the LOC125230643 gene encoding uncharacterized protein LOC125230643 produces MLSHASRASHATFDLSRRGNVDLWRGYHTLSHAPTRTISVFLEILHSDASSRYECNSRCKMADEQLIELVRRYEAIYNISCHEYRDATLRNAAWEEIAKLHGKTVQECKEDWNKLRNCYNNAMKRRQKKSGQAGKKIAPWRFEEQMSFLKPYLQGRPTTGNLKLEVDLDNNTMSSNDSFPFLESPTSPASPENIFSRTSTPASNASRKRKTSSSRHDLGDLLEMMKTSQEIRMKEKEMDDLDTFFLSMSKTLKKLPKLDQIRIKMDLLKAISEAEIKQLEAQQNTSKIPIRSQISSRRLI; encoded by the exons ATGCTATCCCACGCGTCCCGTGCAAGCCATGCAACGTTCGACCTGTCGCGCCGTGGGAATGTGGACTTGTGGAGGGGATATCACACGCTTTCCCACGCACCCACGCGTACGATTAGTGTGTTTCTAGAGATCTTACATTCTGACGCGTCATCGCGGTATGAATGTAACTCGCGCTGCAAAATGGCCGACGAACAACTCATCGAATTGGTTAGGCGATATGaagccatttataatattagttgcCACGAATATCGCGATGCTACCTTACGCAATGCGGCATGGGAAGAAATAGCAAAACTACACGGCAAGACTG TTCAGGAGTGCAAAGAAGATTGGAACAAGTTGCGTAATTGCTATAATAATGCTATGAAACGGCGCCAAAAGAAAAGTGGGCAGGCTGGAAAAAAGATTGCGCCTTGGCGCTTTGAAGAACAAATGTCATTTTTAAAGCCATATTTGCAGGGCCGCCCTACTACAGGCAATCTTAAACTCGAGGTTGACCTTGATAATAATACAATGTCTAGTAACGATTCTTTTCCATTTCTTGAAAGTCCGACATCGCCGGCATcccctgaaaacattttttcccgtACCAGTACTCCCGCATCGAATGCGTCACGCAAAAGAAAGACTAGTTCTAGTCGCCATGATTTAGGTGATCTGCTAGAAATGATGAAAACCTCTCAAGAGATTAGaatgaaagaaaaagaaatgGATGATTTAGATACCTTCTTTTTAAGCATGAGTAAAACTTTGAAGAAACTTCCAAAACTGGATcaaataagaattaaaatggATTTGCTTAAAGCTATAAGTGAAGCAGAAATCAAACAACTTGAAGCTCAACAAAATACATCGAAGATACCTATTAGGAGTCAGATAAGCAGCCGAAGACTTATTTAG